A portion of the Phycisphaerales bacterium genome contains these proteins:
- a CDS encoding NADH-quinone oxidoreductase subunit M, whose product MSLLYLLILMPLLFAVLIALAPSKQARPIAAIGSLVPIGPMLVALWKFDWTRGGDLQFAGSYDWIADMGLRIGVGVDSVSLLLIALTVLLGPICVFGSFSAIKDNPKVFYGWLTGLQAAMVGVFAATDLLVFYVCFEFTLLPLYVLINLYGSSNRKRAATKFFLYTFTGSIIALAGLVYVVFHHRSLEGVWTFDIPTLATTAMQMPVGAQALVLLALMLGFAVKVPLFPVHTWLPLAHTEAPTAGSVILAGVLLKLGTYGIYRFALGFVPEAVIAYAPLIAVLSIIGIIYAGLICWVQKDVKKLVAYSSVSHLGFCVLGLVALNNVGLTGSVLYMINHGLSTGALFLCIGMVYERFHTRSMDELGGLASTMPIWSSFMVFFVMASVGLPGLNGFVSEFMCIIGTFQSSPAWVLEGRAGAAGGSLGPWFAFAAGFGVIVAAMYLLYMTGRVVWGTPRQPAGHDDDHSELPKDLNAREISLLTVLAVGCLGLGVYPTPVIEAIEPSVERTLAPYQDLLHDRAVELGKTGEEDAALILEPAGSPADTQEGGH is encoded by the coding sequence GTGAGCCTGCTCTACCTGCTCATCCTGATGCCCCTGCTCTTTGCGGTGCTCATCGCGCTGGCGCCATCGAAGCAGGCCCGCCCGATCGCGGCGATCGGCTCGCTCGTGCCCATCGGCCCGATGCTGGTGGCCCTGTGGAAGTTCGACTGGACGCGCGGCGGCGACCTGCAGTTCGCGGGCAGCTACGACTGGATCGCCGACATGGGCCTGCGCATCGGCGTGGGCGTCGACAGCGTGTCGCTTCTGCTCATTGCCCTGACCGTGCTGCTGGGGCCAATCTGCGTCTTCGGCAGCTTCTCGGCCATCAAGGACAATCCCAAGGTCTTCTACGGCTGGCTGACCGGCCTGCAAGCCGCGATGGTGGGGGTGTTCGCCGCCACCGACCTGCTCGTCTTCTACGTGTGCTTCGAGTTCACGCTGCTGCCGCTGTACGTGCTGATCAACCTTTACGGCTCGAGTAACCGCAAGCGGGCGGCCACCAAGTTCTTCCTGTACACCTTCACCGGCTCGATCATCGCGCTGGCGGGCTTGGTGTACGTGGTGTTCCACCACCGCAGTCTCGAGGGCGTGTGGACCTTCGACATCCCCACCCTCGCGACGACGGCGATGCAGATGCCGGTGGGGGCGCAGGCCCTGGTGCTGCTGGCGCTCATGCTCGGCTTCGCGGTGAAGGTGCCGCTGTTCCCGGTGCACACCTGGCTGCCGCTGGCGCACACCGAGGCGCCCACCGCCGGGTCGGTCATCCTGGCCGGCGTGCTGCTGAAGCTGGGCACCTACGGCATCTACCGTTTCGCACTGGGCTTCGTGCCCGAGGCGGTCATCGCATACGCCCCGCTTATCGCGGTGCTGAGCATCATCGGCATCATTTATGCCGGCCTGATCTGCTGGGTGCAGAAGGACGTCAAGAAGCTGGTGGCCTACTCGTCGGTGAGCCACCTTGGCTTCTGCGTGCTGGGGCTCGTGGCGCTCAACAATGTCGGGCTCACCGGCTCGGTGCTCTACATGATCAACCACGGTCTGTCGACCGGGGCGCTGTTCCTGTGCATCGGCATGGTCTACGAGCGGTTCCATACTCGCTCGATGGACGAACTGGGTGGCCTGGCCAGCACGATGCCCATCTGGTCGTCGTTCATGGTGTTCTTCGTGATGGCGTCGGTGGGCCTGCCCGGGCTCAACGGCTTCGTCAGCGAGTTCATGTGCATCATCGGCACGTTCCAGAGCTCGCCGGCGTGGGTTCTCGAGGGCCGGGCCGGCGCCGCCGGCGGTTCGCTGGGGCCGTGGTTTGCCTTCGCGGCGGGCTTCGGCGTGATCGTCGCGGCGATGTACCTGCTCTACATGACCGGTCGCGTGGTCTGGGGTACGCCCAGGCAGCCGGCGGGCCACGACGACGACCACTCGGAACTGCCCAAGGACCTCAACGCACGCGAGATCAGCCTGCTCACGGTGCTGGCCGTCGGCTGCCTGGGTCTGGGCGTGTATCCCACGCCGGTGATCGAGGCGATCGAGCCCTCGGTCGAGCGGACGCTGGCGCCGTACCAGGACCTGCTGCACGATCGCGCGGTCGAGCTTGGCAAGACCGGCGAGGAAGACGCCGCCCTGATCCTGGAGCCCGCCGGGTCGCCCGCCGATACGCAAGAAGGGGGGCACTGA
- a CDS encoding NADH-quinone oxidoreductase subunit N, with the protein MAEKIALIWPEIALFVTTCVVMILGLSPSKQWRSLCLPASMAGLAVAGVLAALGMAGDAPQSDTVLPFLPGFVKVTVAVVGLMLILLQSGLIDRREEALVASGRAFSPLRTNRAEYFSLVLFSLTGLMLCASAGDLIWLFLALELTSLPTYVMVAMSSSRGRAQEAGVKYFYLGALGAATFLYGFVMLYGGTGTLKLGPMAQIIASEGINNITLIGLLLSIAGLAFKIAAVPMHFYTADVYQGAASPVTAFLAFVPKTAGFVAILLVCSVAGWTSGPGGDALPEALRIMLWVMAAVTMTVGNVLALLQNSVKRMLAYSSIAHSGYMLVGVLAGPGDGTFAASGVSAVLFYLAAYGVTNTGAFAVIACLEKRAADRGEPMEVEDFDDLRGLWRREPALGVVLAIVSLSLLGFPPLLGFMAKLPLFTAGIAAGEIALVVVLGVNSAIAAFYYLRLVKAAMIDDAKGAADAVDRPNHHPAYGLRFATGAISAVGVIGLAILAGQLAGGATNASFYAEPVTADDIDGPITVQDQPAIASPSV; encoded by the coding sequence ATGGCCGAGAAGATCGCCCTCATCTGGCCCGAGATTGCGTTGTTCGTGACCACGTGCGTGGTCATGATCCTCGGACTGTCGCCCAGCAAGCAGTGGCGCTCGCTGTGCTTGCCGGCCTCGATGGCCGGGCTCGCCGTCGCGGGCGTGCTCGCGGCCCTTGGCATGGCAGGTGACGCGCCGCAGAGCGACACGGTGCTTCCGTTCCTGCCCGGATTCGTCAAGGTCACGGTTGCGGTCGTTGGCCTCATGCTCATCCTGCTGCAAAGCGGGCTGATCGATCGCCGCGAAGAGGCCCTGGTGGCCTCGGGCCGCGCGTTCAGCCCCCTGCGGACCAATCGCGCCGAGTACTTCTCGCTGGTGCTGTTCTCGCTGACCGGGCTCATGCTGTGCGCCTCGGCCGGCGACCTCATCTGGCTGTTTCTGGCGCTGGAGCTTACCAGCCTCCCGACGTACGTCATGGTGGCCATGAGCAGCTCGCGCGGCCGGGCGCAGGAGGCGGGCGTCAAGTACTTCTATCTCGGGGCGCTGGGGGCGGCGACGTTCCTCTACGGCTTCGTGATGCTCTACGGCGGAACGGGCACCCTGAAGCTGGGGCCCATGGCGCAGATCATCGCCAGCGAGGGCATCAACAACATCACCCTGATCGGCCTGCTGCTCTCGATCGCCGGCCTGGCGTTCAAGATCGCCGCCGTGCCCATGCACTTCTACACGGCCGACGTGTACCAGGGCGCCGCTTCGCCCGTGACGGCCTTCCTGGCGTTCGTGCCCAAGACGGCCGGCTTCGTGGCCATCCTGCTCGTGTGCTCGGTTGCCGGCTGGACGTCGGGCCCGGGCGGAGATGCGTTGCCGGAGGCCCTGCGCATCATGCTGTGGGTCATGGCCGCCGTCACTATGACCGTGGGCAACGTGCTGGCCCTGCTCCAGAATTCCGTCAAGCGGATGCTGGCCTACTCGTCGATCGCGCACTCGGGCTACATGCTGGTGGGCGTGCTCGCCGGGCCGGGCGACGGTACGTTTGCCGCCAGCGGAGTGTCGGCGGTGCTGTTCTATCTGGCGGCCTACGGCGTCACCAACACCGGCGCCTTCGCCGTCATCGCATGCCTCGAGAAGCGAGCGGCCGACCGGGGCGAGCCCATGGAAGTCGAGGACTTTGACGACCTGCGCGGCCTCTGGCGTCGCGAGCCGGCGTTGGGCGTCGTGCTGGCGATCGTGTCGCTCAGCCTCCTGGGCTTCCCGCCCCTGCTGGGCTTCATGGCCAAGCTACCGCTCTTTACCGCCGGCATCGCCGCGGGCGAGATCGCGCTGGTCGTCGTGCTTGGCGTGAACTCGGCTATCGCCGCCTTCTACTACCTGCGCCTGGTCAAGGCCGCCATGATCGATGATGCCAAGGGTGCGGCCGACGCCGTCGACCGTCCGAACCATCACCCGGCGTATGGCTTGCGTTTCGCCACCGGTGCGATCTCGGCGGTGGGGGTCATTGGCCTGGCGATCCTCGCAGGCCAGCTCGCCGGCGGAGCCACGAATGCCTCGTTCTACGCCGAGCCGGTGACGGCCGACGACATCGACGGCCCGATCACCGTGCAGGACCAGCCGGCGATCGCGTCGCCCAGCGTCTGA